The Desulfovibrio desulfuricans DSM 642 DNA segment GCCCTGGCGCGCGCAAACGGGCCATTGACACGAACCTGCCCCTGCCTGTGGTGCAGCGCAGTATTCCGGCGATGGTCTTTCCTGTACAGATGGATGAGGCCTTGCCAGCGCAACCTGAAACATGGCCCAACCTCTGGGCAGCCTGGATGCTGGGCCTTGGCGGCGTATACAGCGCGCCGCCCGTGGCCTCCGCAGCCGTGGCGGCGCTGGAGGCACCTGCGGACATGGCCGCGCAAAAGCCCGTAACGCTGGGCTTGCCGCAGGCCTTGCAAGATGCGGGAATTGACGCGGCGTGGCTGGTGCGCGCCAATGGCGCGCCGTCAAACGTACCACCCACAGCGGCTACCACCACGTTCAGTGATCTGTGGCTGGTGCTTCACGGGCAGGATATTTCAAAGATTGAGCGCATTGCGGTTTTGCGGCTCAACAGAACGGACTGGCGCAGGCTTATGCCCATATTTCTGCAAGGGCTGGCGGCATCCCATATTCTGGATCTGCGGGTGCTTGCAGGCAGCGCTGCCGGAGGCTCCGCCTATCAGCAAATACTGACCGCATTGGCAGGCGAACAAATCCACTTCAAGGCTGAAGGCTGGAAAGTCGGCGAGTATCTGGCAGTGCCCGTGAGCCAGGCAGTCAATGCCCCGCTGGGCCTTTTTGTGAGCCTGAACAACGGCCCCATGCACCGGCTTGATTTGTCAAAACCCTGACCAGCCGAACGTTGCAAATGCGCGCAAGCGCAGGAGCCGATCAAGGCTGGTCTGACCAGCCTGAGCTGGTTGGCGAGTTTGGGCTGGCGTGGTTTGGCGGTCAGCTTGCGTCGGCTTGATCAGGCTATTTTGCCCAAGGCACGGCCCGCAGGCTGGCAGCTCCTTCTGGAGCGCGATGGATTCCGCTACGCCGCAATCCACCAGGGCATACGCGTCCAGCAGCAGACTCATGCCCGGCATGCGCTCACCCCTGCGGTTGTTGTACCTGAAGTGTTGTGCGTCTTTTTCCTGACTGGCAGCCATTTCCGTTTCCTTGCCAACGCGCAGCCCCGCAGAAAGCCACTGCCGAAGCAGCGGCCTGTCCACGGGGCTGGCAGATACGGGGGCTACTTCAGCCGCAGCGTCCAGTCGGTCATGGCCTGCATGAGGGCCGTTGCCTGACCCGCAAGGCCTTCATCCTGCACATCGCCGTTATCAGCAAAGGCAGGCGTGAAAGCGTTGGAAAAAAGCTCAGGCTTGTTCAGCACGTGCAGATTCAGATACACGCATACCTGGCGCAGATGATACTGCGCCCGCGATGTGCCCATGCCGCCGCCAGCGCCCACGATGCAGGCGGTTTTGCCTGTAAGGGGCGCGAGGTCGGGTTCGCGCGAGAGCCAGTCCAGCGCGTTTTTCAGCGCGGGAGCAAGAGAATAGTTGTATTCTGGGCAGGCCAGAACCAGCCCGTCCGCTGCGCTCACCAGATCAATGAGGCGCTGCACCACAGCGGTTTTTTCAATATCCGCATTGTAAAACGGCAGAGCGGAAATATCTGCAATTTCAAGGCTTACATTCTGAGGAAGATGCGCTGCGCAGCACCGCAAAAGCCCGGTATTGCGCGAAGCCTTGCGCAGACTGCCCGATATGCCGACAAAGGTAAGGTTGCCCATAACTACTCCTTAAGGGTTGCATAGACACGAGTAGTTTACTGTGTTTTTAGGCAAAAGCCCATATGCCAGTGCCGCCGAAATCCCGCAGGGAGGGTCGTTTGTCAGGCTTTTGCCTTGTCCCTGGTTCTGCTCTCAAATTTATCTTTGTTCACAACCACGCGCTCGTGGGTGCCCTCGCCGATCAGCCCAGTTTCGTCATAGGCAGCCACCCTGAAACTCAGGCCTTTGCCATTTGGGGAAACTACGGTTACCTCTGCGGTAAAGCGCACCTTCATACCCTGCGGCGTCGCTGCCACATGGCTGACGCTGATGCCGGTTCCTACGGTCGTCTGCCCTTCTTCCAGGTATGGCTGCACCACATCCACGGCGGTGCCTTCCATCCAGGCTACCATCATGGCCGTGGAAAACACGCTGACCTTGCCGCTGCCCACCGTGCTTGCCAGCATGGCCTCGGTAACAGTGGTTTCTGCCGTGCCGTTCATGCCGGGCGTAATAGTATTGCTCATGCCTGCCTCGCTGGCTTTTAACATTGTGCATGCCAGGCGCTCGCGGCAACTGCCATGCGTATTTTCATTCTTTGTGGATGATAGATGACTTGCTGCCCGCTTTCAACACGATTGCCCCACGCCCTGAATATGCCCATTGAGCATGATGCTGCCGCTTAAAAAAATCTCGACCCCCAAGCATAAGTCTGGCATCATTACCAAAACCTTGCACGTGATCTTTTTTTACCGAGGGTACATTGCAGCGGCAACGCCCGGCCACAAGCCCCGCTGCAACACCTGCCGGCGTCCATCGGCCCACAAGGCTGCCTTAAGGATCTCGTTTTCACGACAAAGCTGCCGCGCTCCAAGCGGCGCGGCTTTCTTGTTCTTTGCGCGCAATTCTTTGCGAGCAAGGCCTTTTCGTTCACCTTTTTGATGAGGAGTCCGTTTTATGAAGGGCTTTTTGCGTTGGACATGGGGCGTTGTGTTCGTCTGCCTGCTGGCGGGCGGCGTGTTGACCGCATTGCCGCAACAGGCGGCTGCGGCGGCCTACAAGGCGGAATACAAACTCAGCGTGGTACCCGGCGCAACATCCGGGTGGGGCCTCACGGCAGCCCGCTTTGCGGAACTGGTGCACGAGCGCACCAACGGGCGCATCAATATCAAGGTCTACCCCTCCAGCCAGTTGCTGGCAGGCAAGCAGACTTCCGAATTTCTCATGCTGCGCAATGGTGCCATTGACTTTGCCCTGGCATCGCCGATCAACTGGTCGCCGCAGATCAAGGAACTGAACCTCACAGCCCTGCCATTTCTCATGGCTGTGCAGCCCGACCGCTACAAAGCCATAGACGCCGTTACCTCCGGCAAGTCTGGTACAATGCTGATCGCCGCCGTTGAAAGCAAGGGCGTCAAAATCCTCGGATGGGGCGAAAACGGCTTCCGCGAAATGACCACAAGCAAAGGCCCCATCACCAAGTCTGAAGATATGCAGGGCCTGAAAATTCGCGTGGTGGGCAGCCCGATCTTTATTGATACGTTTCGTGCTCTGGGCGCGAACCCGGTCAACATGAACTGGGCCGAAGCCACCACGGGCTTTCAGCAGGGTGTTGTGGACGGGCAGGAAAATCCCACCAACGGCATCAACATCCCCCTGAAAATATGGGACTATCATAAATTCCTCTGTGATTGGCACTACGTCATCGACCCCCTGATGCTGGGCGTAAACCCCGGCGTGTGGAAGAGCTTTTCGCCTGAAGACCAGCAGATTCTGCTGGCCTGCGCCAAGGAGATGGAGCTGTACGGCAAGGCGCTCTCCCGCCTGGGCATGGATGACGGACAATCCAAGGCCTACCTTGAAAAAATCGGCAAGCTCCCGGAAATTACCGATCCTTATGCCTGCCTTGAGCAGCATGGCATGACCGTGACACGCCTTAGCCCGGAGCAGACTGCCCAGTTCTTCAAGGCCACACAGGCCGTGCGCGATGAGTGGACTGCAAAGATCGGGGCCGATCTTGTCAAAGCGGCAGAGCAGGACATGGCGGCTGCGAAATAGCATAACAATAGCCCCCTTTTGCAGCCAGCGGCTCAGGAGGGGGCTTTTTTCAGGGATGGGCAAGAACATGTGGAGTTTGCTGGACAGACGGTTTGAGGACTACCTGGGATCGTTCATGCTGGCTGCTATGGCGGCCATTGCTTTTATCAACGTGGTAGTGCGCTACTGCACCTCTTTTTCTTTTGCCTGGACAGAAGAACTGACCATCAATTTTTTCGTCTGGATAACCATGCTGGGAACAGCCCGGGCATTCCGCGAAGGCGGACACCTGGGCATGACCGCCCTGTACAATGCACTGCCCTTGCGTTTTCGCCGCGCATGCTACTGGGGCTCCGTGCTGCTGGCGGTATGCTTTTTTGGCGCTCTGTTCTGGACAGGGCTCACCGAAGTGCTGGACGAAATTGACCTTGAGGCTACTTCCGAAGCTTTGGGGATTCCGGTGTGGTGGTACACCATTGCCACGCCCGCGTTTTCCCTGCTGATCATTTTCCGCATTGCGCAAAGGGCCGTTGAAGACCAGCGCGCCAACAACTTTTAGGAGGCGGGACTATGGATTCCCTGTTACACGATCCCGCATTCTGGCTGCTGGCGCTTTTCATCATCCCCCTGTTGCTGCGGGTGCCCATTGCCCTGGCGCTGGGCTTTTCCGCCCTCGCTGTGGTGTGGAAGTGGGATATGGGACTTAACATGCTTTCCTACAATTTTTTTGCAGGAATAGCCAAGTTTCCCCTGCTGGCCATCCCCTTCTTTATTCTGGCGGGCTACATCATGGAGCGCGCAGGCATTGCCGCCCGCATTGTGGCGCTTATGGAAGCGCTGGTCGGCTCCATGACAGGCGGGCTGGCAGTCGCAACGGTTGCGGTTGCCACCTTCTGGGGCGCTGTGAGCGGCTCCGGCCCTGCAACGGTTGCTGCGCTGGGTCTTATTCTTATTCCCGGCATGGCCAAGGCTGGCTACGATAAAGCCTTTGCCACCGCAACGGTTTCCGTTACCTCCGGGCTTGCCATCGTCATCCCGCCAAGCATTGCCTTTATCGTTTATGGCGGTGTTGCGGATGTTTCTGTGCCTGCGCTCTTTGCGGCTGGTTTTATCCCCGGCGTTGTGGTCGCCGTATTCATTATGGGCGCGGTGCTGCTCATATCCCGCAAGCACGGGTACAAGGGCAAGGAGCGGCAACAGCCTGTCAGCAAGGCTCTGCGCGAGGCCTTTTGGGGCATCATGACCCCGGTGGTTATTCTGGGCGGGATTTACGGCGGCGTGTTTACCCCCACCGAGGCCGCTGCGGTTGCCATCTTTTACGGCCTCTTTGTGGGCGTCTTTATTTACCGCACCATCAACAGCCTTTCGGTGATGGTTGAAATTCTCACTGAAACCGTCAAGGCCACGGCCGTTGTCATGATTGTGGTTACCTGCGCAGGCCTGTACTCCTGGGTGGGATCAACCGTGGGGCTTGTAGAAAAATGTTCTGGCGTTCTGCTGGGCGTTTCGGAAAATCCCTGGATTGTCCTGTTCATGATCAACATCATCCTGCTGCTTGCGGGCATGTTGCTGGACGCCATTTCCATCTACTATGTTTTTCTGCCCTTCATGCTGCCCATTATGACGCATTTTCAGTGGGACCCTGTGTGGTTCGGCATCATGATGACCACCAACCTTGCCGTGGGGCAGGTTACGCCGCCTGTTGCGGTTAATCTGTACGTAGGGGCCAAGATCAGCGGCCTGACCATGGAGCAGATCAGCAAAGCGGCCCTGCCGCTCATTGGCGCTGCCCTGCTTGCTCTGGCTGTCATAACCGCATTCCCGGAACTCTCCACCTTTATGCCCAAGCTGCTGGGCCTGTATTGATGACACACAGTGCCCGGCCCCGCCGTGATTTGGGGTCGGGCACCAATGCAGAGCCAGACTTCAGCCCCCCCTAAGACCGGACAAGGCATTGCCAAGCCCCCCGCAGCACACGTTTATGGATACTGCGGTCACTCGCAGGGTGTGGCCCAAGACATCTGGAAAGCAGAAAATGAAAAAGCCCTCGCAAAGAGGGCCGTTTCATGTGGAGGTTGCTGCCGCCAACGCATACGCGGTGACTGCGGCTATATGGAAAAATCAGGCATTGGCTGCCTTGAGCATCTCTTCAACCATGGAGAGCGAAGGGGTCGCGCCAGAATCAAGGCCGCACAGGCCACGCACTGCCAGCATGAGCATGTCAAACTGGAGGGCCATTTCGGTCACGCCGTTATGGATCACGCACACATCGCCGCGCATGAACAGCTTGTAGGCGTGACGGCTGCGCTCCTGACCGCTGGAACGAACAATGTAATAGATCTGTTCATTGCTTTCGGTCACATACAGCTTTTGGCGGGTAAGTGTGCCAAGCGATTCGTCATACCAGGAACATTCCGAAAAAAGACGACCGCAAAAAGCAAAGTCGCAGCCGTTGTCCTGTTTCAGGCAAATGTCTTCCATGGTTTTCTGCACGTCCATTCATTCCCTCCGCAGGCTC contains these protein-coding regions:
- a CDS encoding TRAP transporter large permease, with product MDSLLHDPAFWLLALFIIPLLLRVPIALALGFSALAVVWKWDMGLNMLSYNFFAGIAKFPLLAIPFFILAGYIMERAGIAARIVALMEALVGSMTGGLAVATVAVATFWGAVSGSGPATVAALGLILIPGMAKAGYDKAFATATVSVTSGLAIVIPPSIAFIVYGGVADVSVPALFAAGFIPGVVVAVFIMGAVLLISRKHGYKGKERQQPVSKALREAFWGIMTPVVILGGIYGGVFTPTEAAAVAIFYGLFVGVFIYRTINSLSVMVEILTETVKATAVVMIVVTCAGLYSWVGSTVGLVEKCSGVLLGVSENPWIVLFMINIILLLAGMLLDAISIYYVFLPFMLPIMTHFQWDPVWFGIMMTTNLAVGQVTPPVAVNLYVGAKISGLTMEQISKAALPLIGAALLALAVITAFPELSTFMPKLLGLY
- a CDS encoding thioesterase family protein, with translation MSNTITPGMNGTAETTVTEAMLASTVGSGKVSVFSTAMMVAWMEGTAVDVVQPYLEEGQTTVGTGISVSHVAATPQGMKVRFTAEVTVVSPNGKGLSFRVAAYDETGLIGEGTHERVVVNKDKFESRTRDKAKA
- a CDS encoding TRAP transporter small permease; this translates as MGKNMWSLLDRRFEDYLGSFMLAAMAAIAFINVVVRYCTSFSFAWTEELTINFFVWITMLGTARAFREGGHLGMTALYNALPLRFRRACYWGSVLLAVCFFGALFWTGLTEVLDEIDLEATSEALGIPVWWYTIATPAFSLLIIFRIAQRAVEDQRANNF
- a CDS encoding DctP family TRAP transporter solute-binding subunit, which encodes MKGFLRWTWGVVFVCLLAGGVLTALPQQAAAAAYKAEYKLSVVPGATSGWGLTAARFAELVHERTNGRINIKVYPSSQLLAGKQTSEFLMLRNGAIDFALASPINWSPQIKELNLTALPFLMAVQPDRYKAIDAVTSGKSGTMLIAAVESKGVKILGWGENGFREMTTSKGPITKSEDMQGLKIRVVGSPIFIDTFRALGANPVNMNWAEATTGFQQGVVDGQENPTNGINIPLKIWDYHKFLCDWHYVIDPLMLGVNPGVWKSFSPEDQQILLACAKEMELYGKALSRLGMDDGQSKAYLEKIGKLPEITDPYACLEQHGMTVTRLSPEQTAQFFKATQAVRDEWTAKIGADLVKAAEQDMAAAK
- a CDS encoding NADPH-dependent FMN reductase, with protein sequence MGNLTFVGISGSLRKASRNTGLLRCCAAHLPQNVSLEIADISALPFYNADIEKTAVVQRLIDLVSAADGLVLACPEYNYSLAPALKNALDWLSREPDLAPLTGKTACIVGAGGGMGTSRAQYHLRQVCVYLNLHVLNKPELFSNAFTPAFADNGDVQDEGLAGQATALMQAMTDWTLRLK